One window of Helicoverpa zea isolate HzStark_Cry1AcR chromosome 12, ilHelZeax1.1, whole genome shotgun sequence genomic DNA carries:
- the LOC124635385 gene encoding E3 ubiquitin-protein ligase FANCL isoform X2, with protein sequence MDKLGLNSSTTKTKEDLDLLSVLESLDDSLQQNTQLIQLVKSNLLDENILNEIKTIVSLGTLRLYFGKTMRDLKIVIEDDDREHEIKVQYKGPKHLIISDINLPNSSTHEHEFGCITEITELFNQNVKDLARYFYELENIDEFCTVMEPIVKSFKDTYRRIFLDFSQFPHPTSSTSEVPKMDSEDDNSAACGICLSTSLPDVPGLPLPLCQNSLCGVYYHRTCLYQWLVACAGSRPPAFGVANGSCPTCLQPITCSEKDS encoded by the exons ATGGATAAACTGGGGCTGAATAGCTCTACTACTAAAACTAAAGAAGACCTGGATTTACTATcagttttagaaagtttagacgATTCTTTGCAGCAGAATACACAACTTATACAACTGGTAAAATCGAACCTGCTtgatgaaaacattttaaatgaaataaaaactatagtCAGTCTTGGAACACTTCGCTTGTACTTTGGTAAAACTATGAGAGACTTGAAAATTGTAATAGAGGATGATGATAGAGAACACGAAATAAAAGTGCAGTACAAAGGCCCTAAACATTTGATTATATCAGACATAAATTTGCCCAACTCATCAACACATGAACATGAATTTGGATGTATCACAGAGATTACTGAGTTATTCAATCAGAATGTGAAAGACCTGGctagatatttttatgaattagaAAATATTGATGAGTTTTGTACTGTTATGGAACCAATTGTAAAGTCATTCAAGGATACTTACAGAAGAATATTCCTTG aTTTCAGTCAATTTCCACATCCCACGTCAAGTACATCTGAGGTTCCAAAAATGGATAGTGAAGATGATAACTCTGCAGCATGTGGAATATGTTTATCCACAAGTCTACCTGATGTTCCTGGATTGCCACTACCCCTCTGTCAAAATTCATTGTGTGGGGTTTATTACCATAGGACCTGTTTGTATCAG tggtTAGTGGCATGTGCTGGTAGCCGGCCCCCTGCCTTTGGCGTCGCGAATGGAAGTTGTCCAACTTGTCTTCAGCCAATTACGTGCAGTGAAAAAgatagttaa
- the LOC124635233 gene encoding DIS3-like exonuclease 2 produces MSHLCDCVSERNFDVNRPSGAQLSTSQPFRSKSSVNNRIQEHQNHCPAKKAQKHASLSRHKQSQGEAAGINSQTYTNSTISDISTQCQNININSENDEVDQGDSPAYPKRKHSKKKERIKNLKIPSREAMNIPQTSESHRAQNDEASLHEFFAHQISPLYASTNSRYLENLRHHPQFQLSQNMQDSREYLTNAQHAASLPNTPNFQATQRPTSASIPSSPVVLVDSMTPKCIQNFLQHPLLSKSFSVRSTEPFKFLTGENADNSDVNTTPKHKRKNKKKAKENGDIKFDPYISAERMEAGLKDNVFIEGVLRINPKQFQHAYVSSSDRSEQDILIDGIKNRNRALEGDVVVVQFTDSDNEDSNDDNKQKKGKVVYIKEVVHNRTCIGSLKLMPDKNRQRALFIPRDLRIPRLNIPFTSWPDNFYNDAKTYENTLFLAKILEWTDTRFAMGKIVCNIGQSGDMVTETKAILAQTDLDVKPFGPEVRHLYPRLDYKIPEEEISLREDCRKLCVFSIDPFNCRDIDDAVSCRELENGNYEIGVHIADVAHFLTEDTILDEKVADKATTIYLVEKAYHMLPDDLCMLCSLFPGVDKLAFSVFWEITKDGKVLSHRFAKTVINSCCQLAYEHAQSVLEDKEDSETSFPETYNNFEYADISKVIKILGSVAAKFRKDRFESGALRIDQAKVSFHLNAANGLPDSFWIYESKESHQLIEEFMLLANMTVAERIREDHPSLAFLRCHPKPSGYMLKQLAKSLKPMGIELNINSAGELHRSLLEHVGPDCTDKGKVMVLNMLCAKPMTRAKYFCADGCHDDDFHHYALNVPLYTHFTSPIRRYADIMVHRLLAASLKYRETPKWDVDKVRMIAAQCNKQKYNAKKAGELSTEMYTLKYIEMKSPLLTEAAVVEVREKYIDVIIIAMGLNRRIFFNNDFPGKYQCIKTEGCSRLSKMELTWNATNDLPEIKQVIQVFSILQVELYRGDDMVKVETKLVRPTQEPSL; encoded by the exons ATGTCTCATCTGTGTGATTGTGTATCTGAAAGAAATTTTGACGTAAACAGGCCATCGGGTGCCCAACTTTCCACGTCGCAACCTTTTCGTTCTAAAAGTTCAGTCAACAATAGGATTCAAGAACATCAGAATCACTGTCCAGCGAAAAAAGCTCAAAAGCATGCCTCGCTTTCACGGCATAAACAATCACAAGGTGAGGCTGCAGGAATAAATTCCCAGACGTATACTAATTCGACGATAAGTGATATATCCACTCAGTgccaaaacataaatataaacagTGAAAACGATGAAGTAGACCAAGGAGACAGCCCAGCCTATCCAAAACGAAAAcattcaaagaaaaaagaaagaataaagaatttaaaaattccTTCAAGAGAAGCTATGAATATACCACAGACATCCGAGTCGCATCGCGCCCAAAACGATGAGGCATCATTGCACGAGTTTTTTGCACACCAAATAAGTCCATTGTATGCATCTACTAATTCTCGGTACCTTGAAAACCTTCGTCATCATCCTCAGTTTCAGCTTTCGCAAAATATGCAGGACTCAAGAGAGTATTTGACTAATGCTCAACATGCTGCAAGTTTACCCAACACTCCAAATTTTCAGGCAACACAAAGACCTACATCAGCTAGTATACCAAGCTCACCAGTAGTTTTAGTTGACTCTATGACTCCTAAATGCATACAAAATTTTCTACAACATCCATTACTTAGCAAATCTTTTAGTGTCAGAAGTACGGAACCTTTCAAATTTTTAACAGGAGAAAATGCAGATAACAGTGATGTCAACACAACCCCTAAACataaaaggaaaaacaaaaagaaagctAAAGAAAATGGTGATATTAAGTTTGACCCTTACATCTCAGCAGAGAGAATGGAAGCTGGGCTAAAAGATAATGTCTTTATTGAAGGAGTATTGAGGATAAATCCTAAACAATTCCAACATGCATATGTTTCTAGCAGTGACAGAAGTGAACAAGATATTCTTATTGATGGAATAAAAAATCGTAACCGTGCTTTAGAAGGCGATGTTGTAGTTGTACAGTTTACAGACAGTGATAATGAAGACAGCAATGATGACAACAAACAGAAAAAAGGAAAAGTAGTTTATATCAAGGAAGTAGTTCACAACAGAACCTGCATAGGCTCTCTGAAGTTGATGCCTGATAAAAATAGACAGAGAGCCTTGTTCATTCCACGTGATCTCAGAATTCCAAGGCTTAACATACCATTCACAAGTTGGCCTGACAACTTTTATAATGATGCCAAAACTTATGAGAATACATTGTTTTTAGCCAAAATATTGGAATGGACAGATACCAGATTTGCTATGGGGAAAATCGTTTGTAACATAGGCCAATCTGGAGATATGGTAACAGAAACAAAAGCAATATTAGCTCAAACCGATTTAGATGTCAAGCCATTTGGTCCCGAAGTCAGACATTTGTATCCAAGATTAGATTACAAAATTCCTGAAGAGGAGATATCACTAAGAGAGGACTGTCGGAAATTGTGTGTGTTCAGTATTGATCCATTTAACTGTCGTGATATAGATGATGCTGTCTCTTGTAGAGAACTGGAAAATGGGAATTACGAAATTGGAGTTCACATAGCTGATGTTGCTCACTTCTTAACAGAAGACACTATATTGGATGAAAAAGTGGCAGACAAAGCAACAACTATTTATTTGGTGGAAAAAGCTTATCATATGTTGCCTGATGATCTCTGTATGCTCTGTTCTCTTTTTCCCGGGGTTGACAAATTAgccttttcagttttttgggagATAACTAAAGATGGAAAAGTTCTAAGTCATAGATTTGCAAAAACAGTAATTAACTCTTGTTGTCAATTAGCATATGAACATGCTCAATCAGTACTGGAAGATAAAGAGGATTCTGAAACAAGCTTTCCTGaaacatataataattttgaatatgcTGATAtatcaaaagtaataaaaattctTGGGAGTGTTGCTGCAAAATTCCGCAAGGATCGTTTTGAAAGTGGGGCTTTAAGAATTGATCAAGCCAAAGTTTCCTTTCATTTGAATGCTGCTAATGGCTTGCCAGACTCATTTTGGATATACGAGAGTAAAGAAAGCCatcaacttattgaagaatttATGTTACTTGCTAATATGACTGTAGCTGAAAGAATTCGAGAGGATCACCCATCATTAGCATTTCTGAGATGTCACCCAAAACCCAGTGGGTACATGTTGAAACAACTTGCTAAATCCTTGAAACCAATGGGTATTGAATTAAATATCAACTCTGCTGGTGAGTTGCATCGTTCCCTTTTGGAACATGTTGGTCCAGACTGTACAGACAAAGGCAAAGTGATGGTTTTAAACATGCTGTGTGCAAAGCCTATGACAAGGGCTAAATATTTCTGTGCTGATGGGTGTCATGATGATGACTTTCATCACTATGCTTTAAATGTTCCACTCTATACACATTTCACCAGCCCTATACGAAGATATGCAGATATTATGGTGCACAg GTTGCTGGCAGCAAGTTTGAAATATAGAGAGACCCCAAAATGGGATGTAGACAAAGTTCGTATGATCGCAGCCCAATGTAACAAGCAAAAATACAATGCAAAAAAAGCTGGTGAATTGTCAACAGAAATGTATACACTGAAGTACATTGAAATGAAGTCACCATTACTGACTGAAGCTGCTGTTGTAGAAGtgagagaaaaatatattgatgtTATTATAATAGCCATGGGTTTAAATagaagaatatttttcaataat GATTTTCCAGGGAAATACCAATGTATTAAAACGGAAGGATGCTCAAGGCTCTCTAAAATGGAATTAACATGGAATGCTACAAATGATTTACCAGAAATCAAACAAGTTATTcaagtattttctattttacaaGTTGAATTATATAGAGGTGATGACATGGTGAAGGTTGAAACCAAACTTGTTAGGCCAACTCAGGAGCCATCTCTGTAA
- the LOC124635234 gene encoding cytochrome b-c1 complex subunit 2, mitochondrial-like has protein sequence MVLLIAVQPKIRFFLEMASKSKTFVTPLIRHVTTRGYAQAAPGVKREPKVSCAVLPNKTFVAALDNGSPVTRVTVAFKAGTRYEPQTELGIAHVLRSAAGLSTRNANSFIMARKLAQIGASVTASGDREFVYYTLETTQDNVDEAVEILTNMVCCQEFRPWELSDNNARLKFDIAALPPQIRAVDLLHKAAYRRGLGNSLFISPKRIGKISSESLQHYSCNLLAAPRCAVAVVGDSQERANMIAQNLNLTAGDTQTGEASKFHGGELRKEMGGDLAHVALAVPGAPAGSTQALALAVAAKALGNGPVTKWGTDNSPLAKAIGNVGPFAAAGFSVSYSDSGLFGVVLSVPKDEASAAVKAVGGLLKKPTLNDAAIKAGKNQLKLEILNEADAGTSLAECLAAQGLYTGSIKTPADLAKEVDAVSPSDVSKVLSAAAGNKVAMGAAGNLAFVPYVDEL, from the exons GTGCTACTGATTGCAGTGCAGCCTAAAATCAGATTTTTCCTTGAAATGGCATCGAAATCGAAAACTTTCGTAACCCCTCTTATTCGTCATGTTACG ACCAGGGGTTACGCTCAGGCTGCGCCTGGTGTCAAGAGAGAGCCCAAGGTCTCTTGTGCGGTCCTGCCGAACAAAACTTTTGTAGCCGCATTGGACAATGGGTCCCCAGTCACTCGCGTTACCGTAGCCTTCaa GGCTGGGACTCGATATGAGCCTCAAACCGAGCTGGGTATTGCCCATGTTCTCCGGTCTGCTGCCGGGCTCAGCACCAGGAATGCCAACAGCTTCATAATGGCACGTAAACTGGCACAGATTGGAGCATCTGTTACTGCCTCTGGTGACAGGGAGTTTGTTTACTACACTCTTGAG ACCACCCAAGACAATGTTGATGAGGCAGTGGAAATCCTCACCAACATGGTCTGCTGCCAGGAGTTCAGACCTTGGGAGCTCTCGGACAATAACGCCCGCCTCAAGTTTGACATTGCTGCTCTTCCACCTCAG ATCCGTGCTGTGGACTTGCTGCACAAGGCTGCCTACCGCAGAGGTCTGGGCAACTCGCTTTTCATCTCTCCCAAGAGGATTGGCAAGATTTCATCTGAGTCTTTGCAGCACTACTCATGCAACTTACTGGCTGCTCCCCGTTGCGCTGTTGCCGTAGTTGGAGACTCTCAG GAGAGAGCCAACATGATTGCCCAGAACCTCAATCTGACTGCTGGTGACACCCAAACGGGAGAGGCCTCCAAATTCCATGGTGGGGAGCTGAG GAAGGAAATGGGAGGTGATTTGGCGCACGTCGCGCTGGCTGTGCCCGGAGCACCCGCTGGCTCTACGCAAGCACTGGCCCTGGCTGTTGCTGCTAAAG CTCTTGGCAATGGTCCAGTCACCAAGTGGGGTACGGACAACTCACCCTTGGCCAAGGCCATTGGCAATGTTGGTCCATTCGCTGCGGCTGGATTCAGCGTGTCCTACTCTGATAGCGGTCTCTTTGGTGTTGTCCTGTCTGTGCCAAAGGATGAAGCCAGTGCT gcTGTGAAGGCAGTTGGTGGTCTTTTGAAGAAGCCAACACTGAATGACGCAGCCATTAAAGCTGGCAAGAACCAACTGAAACTGGAGATCCTGAATGAAGCTGATGCTGGCACTTCTCTTGCTGAGTGTCTTGCAGCACAGGGTCTGTACACAGGCTCCATCAAGACTCCTGCTGACCTTGCCAAGGAAGTTGATGCAGTTTCGCCAAGTGATGTGTCTAAG GTTTTGTCAGCTGCTGCCGGAAACAAAGTCGCCATGGGTGCTGCGGGAAATCTAGCATTTGTACCTTACGTAGATGAATTATAA
- the LOC124635045 gene encoding COP9 signalosome complex subunit 1, producing the protein MFEMNTAEPMQVDVPPEDNENNETECYVVDNPTLDLETYAASYTGFAKLYRLMFVADHCPSLRLEALKMAISYVMTTYNVSLYQTLHKKLAEAVASAGLPDVAVQMGSQDIPVLDTIWIESKTKKAAIKLEKLDTDLKNYKTNSIKESIRRGHDDLGDHYLDCGDLTSALKCYSRARDYCTSGKHIIMMCLNVVKVSVYLQNWAHVLNYVSKAEGTPDFNEVPGKDSNQSILTRLKCAAGLAELATKKYKSAAKHFLAASIDHCDYPELLSSNNVAIYGGLCALATFDRSELQKQVIVSSSFKLFLELEPQLRDIIFKFYESKYASCLRLLDEIRDNLLLDMYLAPHLNSLYMQIRNRALIQYFSPYLSADMRLMAAAFNRTVNALEDELMLLILDGQIQARIDSHNKILYAKDVDQRSTTFERSLAMGKEYQRRTSMLILRAAMLKNQIHVKNVGRDTGPQSGEAPGSSTSLTPRTFDTVPL; encoded by the exons AACACAGCTGAACCTATGCAGGTGGATGTTCCACCTGAAGATAACGAAAACAATGAAACCGAATGTTATGTGGTTGACAATCCTACTCTGGATCTGGAAACATACGCCGCTTCTTATACTGGATTTGCTAAACTGTATAGACTGATGTTTGTAGCCGACCATTGTCCTTCCCTCAGATTGGAAGCTCTGAAAATGGCTATTTCCTACGTCATGACAACATATAACGTAAGCCTTTACCAAACCCTTCACAAAAAACTGGCTGAGGCAGTTGCATCTGCAGGCTTGCCTGATGTTGCCGTACAAATGGGTTCACAAGATATCCCAGTCCTGGACACTATATGGATTGAATCAAAAACCAAGAAGGCTGCTATAAAGTTGGAAAAATTAGATACAGACCTCaagaattacaaaacaaattcaataaaagAGAGTATTCGAAGAGGTCATGATGATCTTGGTGACCATTATCTTGATTGTGGTGACCTCACAAGTGCCCTCAAGTGTTACTCAAGAGCCAGAGATTACTGTACAAGTGGCAAACACATTATAATGATGTGCCTAAATGTTGTGAAAGTTTCAGTGTATCTGCAGAACTGGGCTCACGTTCTTAACTACGTATCTAAAGCAGAAGGCACTCCAGATTTCAATGAAGTCCCCGGTAAAGACTCTAACCAGTCAATACTGACCCGTTTAAAATGTGCTGCTGGTCTAGCGGAATTAGCCACCAAGAAGTACAAGTCTGCTGCTAAACACTTCCTAGCAGCCAGCATTGATCATTGTGACTACCCTGAACTTCTTAGCAGCAATAATGTTGCCATTTATGGTGGATTGTGTGCACTTGCTACATTTGATCGTTCTGAATTACAAAAGCAAGTCATAGTTAGCagttcttttaaattatttttagagttAGAACCGCAGTTAcgtgacataatttttaaattctatGAATCTAAGTATGCTTCCTGCTTAAGGCTATTGGATGAAATAAGAGATAATCTACTGTTAGACATGTATTTAGCTCCCCATCTAAACTCACTGTACATGCAAATAAGGAACAGAGCATTGATTCAATACTTCAGTCCATACCTGTCGGCTGACATGCGCTTGATGGCTGCAGCCTTCAATCGCACTGTTAATGCTCTGGAGGATGAGTTAATGCTTTTAATACTAGATGGCCAGATCCAAGCTCGTATTGATTCCcacaacaaaatattgtatgCTAAAGATGTGGATCAAAGGAGTACTACTTTTGAAAGGAGCCTGGCCATGGGAAAAGAATACCAGCGAAGAACTTCTATGCTTATTTTACGTGCTGCAATGCTCAAAAATCAAATTCATGTGAAG AATGTTGGCAGAGACACAGGCCCACAAAGTGGTGAAGCACCAGGATCCAGCACCAGCCTCACTCCACGTACATTTGACACAGTGCCGTTGTGA
- the LOC124635235 gene encoding multifunctional methyltransferase subunit TRM112-like protein — protein MKLITHNMLTSKCLKGVMTGYPLAINATDVKVTEIDFNPEFITRVIPKLDWEVLWAAANSIGHGDGLPKTLEPKYEENEEFLKKVHKVLLEVEVEEGNLTCPESGRQFPISKGIPNMLLTEAEVQ, from the coding sequence ATGAAGCTTATTACGCATAACATGTTAACATCGAAGTGTTTAAAAGGTGTCATGACTGGATATCCTCTGGCTATAAATGCTACAGATGTAAAAGTAACAGAAATTGACTTTAATCCAGAATTTATAACGCGTGTTATTCCGAAATTGGATTGGGAAGTTCTCTGGGCAGCTGCCAATAGTATTGGCCATGGTGATGGTCTACCCAAAACTTTGGAACCAAAATACGAAGAAAATGAAGAGTTTTTGAAGAAAGTACACAAAGTCTTACTAGAAGTAGAGGTTGAAGAAGGAAATCTCACTTGCCCGGAATCCGGCAGACAGTTTCCCATATCCAAGGGAATTCCAAATATGTTGTTGACAGAAGCAGAAGTACaataa
- the LOC124635385 gene encoding E3 ubiquitin-protein ligase FANCL isoform X1, producing the protein MDKLGLNSSTTKTKEDLDLLSVLESLDDSLQQNTQLIQLVKSNLLDENILNEIKTIVSLGTLRLYFGKTMRDLKIVIEDDDREHEIKVQYKGPKHLIISDINLPNSSTHEHEFGCITEITELFNQNVKDLARYFYELENIDEFCTVMEPIVKSFKDTYRRIFLDDRTWLHVEVTPEGFATNIHLVGQSECWHNKLQAGLLHWDHDKNIVDNIMAIFDFSQFPHPTSSTSEVPKMDSEDDNSAACGICLSTSLPDVPGLPLPLCQNSLCGVYYHRTCLYQWLVACAGSRPPAFGVANGSCPTCLQPITCSEKDS; encoded by the exons ATGGATAAACTGGGGCTGAATAGCTCTACTACTAAAACTAAAGAAGACCTGGATTTACTATcagttttagaaagtttagacgATTCTTTGCAGCAGAATACACAACTTATACAACTGGTAAAATCGAACCTGCTtgatgaaaacattttaaatgaaataaaaactatagtCAGTCTTGGAACACTTCGCTTGTACTTTGGTAAAACTATGAGAGACTTGAAAATTGTAATAGAGGATGATGATAGAGAACACGAAATAAAAGTGCAGTACAAAGGCCCTAAACATTTGATTATATCAGACATAAATTTGCCCAACTCATCAACACATGAACATGAATTTGGATGTATCACAGAGATTACTGAGTTATTCAATCAGAATGTGAAAGACCTGGctagatatttttatgaattagaAAATATTGATGAGTTTTGTACTGTTATGGAACCAATTGTAAAGTCATTCAAGGATACTTACAGAAGAATATTCCTTG ATGATAGGACATGGCTGCATGTGGAGGTGACTCCTGAAGGCTTTGCCACTAATATTCACCTTGTTGGTCAGTCAGAGTGTTGGCACAATAAGCTACAGGCAGGGCTTCTCCATTGGGatcatgataaaaatattgtcgATAATATTATGGCCATATTTG aTTTCAGTCAATTTCCACATCCCACGTCAAGTACATCTGAGGTTCCAAAAATGGATAGTGAAGATGATAACTCTGCAGCATGTGGAATATGTTTATCCACAAGTCTACCTGATGTTCCTGGATTGCCACTACCCCTCTGTCAAAATTCATTGTGTGGGGTTTATTACCATAGGACCTGTTTGTATCAG tggtTAGTGGCATGTGCTGGTAGCCGGCCCCCTGCCTTTGGCGTCGCGAATGGAAGTTGTCCAACTTGTCTTCAGCCAATTACGTGCAGTGAAAAAgatagttaa